In the Syngnathus scovelli strain Florida chromosome 16, RoL_Ssco_1.2, whole genome shotgun sequence genome, one interval contains:
- the poldip3 gene encoding polymerase delta-interacting protein 3 isoform X3 → MIFKTLEVRTMFGRGAGGVGRTFDARQRIGVTDARQRLGGGPGFPLKDAREKLVQKDARFKIRGRGGATAGVQDARQMINSRKQQQNVFTVPVQAIQKTAATHQLQSHTLVPQMKIQANNHFAGVNTRLFGPNVHGLSGRDGAIGHLNKGMTDARDRLSLKRSMSSGPQTLASALLPLKITKTIQQRPVGVLGGMRLHSQPVSNDHDGPPNKQIKITTSNNLLQSRDGPVGSPFSMSAPITKVVKNDAYSAPRPPVPIAPTRPTASTTTPRPPAAALKPVSRTLQHSSAQHSSAPPPPQPIFSPLEGTKITVNNLHPRVTEEDIVELFCVCGALKRARLVKVGVAEVVFVRKEDAVSAYRKYNNRCLDGQPMKCNIHIQGNVITSDQPILLRLSDTPGAGSGAKKDGLPPALSRSASQRTSQPTPEVDPQTILKALFKSTAQSSSTTEPPSSQATAFRIKI, encoded by the exons ATGATTTTCAAGACATTGGAAGTGAG AACTATGTTTGGACGGGGTGCAGGAGGGGTTGGCCGGACTTTCGATGCCCGTCAAAGGATTGGCGTGACTGATGCTCGGCAACGACTAGGAGGAGGACCGG GATTTCCATTGAAAGATGCCAGAGAAAAGCTGGTTCAAAAAGATGCTCGCTTTAAAATCCGCGGCAGAGGTGGAGCGACAGCAGGAGTGCAGGATGCCCGTCAGATGATCAACTCGCGCAAACAGCAGCAGAATGTGTTCACTGTGCCTGTACAGGCCATCCAAAAGACAGCAGCGACACACCAACTGCAGAGCCACACACTCGTGCCACAGATGAAGATCCAAGCCAACAACCACTTTGCAGGTGTGAACACGAGGCTGTTTGGCCCAAACGTGCACGGACTGAGTGGGAGGGATGGCGCCATCGGCCATCTTAACAAGGGAATGACAGACGCTCGTGATAGGTTGAGCCTTAAGAGGAGCATGAGTAGTGGGCCGCAAACCTTGGCATCTGCTCTACTGCCTCTAAAAATAACCAAGACCATCCAG CAGCGCCCAGTTGGAGTTCTTGGTGGAATGCGTCTTCACTCACAG CCGGTCTCAAATGATCACGATGGCCCtccaaataaacaaatcaaaattACTACTTCCAACAATTTGCTACAGTCACGG GATGGCCCGGTTGGCTCCCCATTTTCCATGTCAGCCCCAATAACCAAGGTGGTTAAAAACGATGCTTACTCAGCCCCTCGCCCTCCTGTCCCCATTGCCCCCACCCGGCCCACCGCTAGTACAACAACCCCTCGGCCTCCCGCTGCAGCCTTGAAGCCTGTTTCGAGGACTCTCCAGCACAGCTCGGCTCAACACAGCTCAGCGCCTCCGCCCCCTCAG ccTATTTTCAGTCCTTTGGAAGGAACCAAAATAACAGTGAATAACTTACATCCCCGAGTCACTGAGGAAGACATAGTG GAGCTGTTCTGCGTGTGCGGTGCCTTGAAGCGAGCACGCCTAGTGAAGGTGGGCGTCGCTGAAGTAGTGTTTGTCCGCAAAGAGGATGCCGTTAGCGCATATAGAAAGTACAACAACCGCTGCCTGGACG GTCAGCCCATGAAGTGTAATATTCACATTCAGGGAAATGTCATCACTTCTGATCAGCCCATTCTCTT gcgaCTGAGCGACACCCCGGGCGCTGGCAGCGGGGCCAAGAAagacggcctccctcccgccttgTCTCGTTCCGCAAGCCAGAGAACTTCCCAGCCAACTCCTGAGGTGGACCCCCAGACAATCCTGAAAGCTCTCTTTAAGTCCACTGCGCAGTCCTCCTCAACCACCGAGCCCCCCAGCTCACAGGCCACTGCCTTCCGCATCAAAATATAG
- the fmc1 gene encoding protein FMC1 homolog, translating into MAASSSSLRVYRGILKELRAMQGQNYKQSLAYNYVTDQFRKNQVTGERHCRAQQEALHASQTYLCLLAASRNHQILHNLYHGKGECRTEEVAGLVGLRLPTQPGGKGWEK; encoded by the exons ATGGcagcgtcttcatcttccttgcGCGTCTACAGGGGGATTCTCAAAGAATTACGAGCCATGCAAGGGCAAAATTATAAGCAGTCGCTGGCGTATAACTACGTAACCGATCAATTTCGCAAAAATCAG GTGACGGGTGAGAGGCATTGCCGTGCCCAGCAGGAGGCGCTCCATGCTTCACAAACCTACCTGTGTCTGCTGGCAGCTTCCAGGAACCACCAAATCCTGCATAACCTCTACCATGGAAAGGGAGAGTGCAGGACTGAAGAGGTGGCGGGTCTGGTGGGGCTCAGGTTGCCTACTCAGCCAGGAGGCAAAGGCTGGGAGAAGTGA
- the wbp2nl gene encoding postacrosomal sheath WW domain-binding protein, protein MWRFLSVERKQTPPNTSERNSYTTMALNRNHSQNGGVMINNGESVLRECKNVELSFSDVSSKSDLLKGTKKGTVYLTPYRMVFVSSNTKDSLGSAMFPYYLMKGCSIEQPVFAANYIKGTVSAEPGGGWEGQAHFKMSFPSGGAIELGQHLFKLATNASRGAPAQNGAASYHGYPSPGMMNGYGPPPPAAQGYPFAPAPQQNGFYPQPPPPPAAPGNMGYPYPAAAPGMYPYPTGSDYMAPPPPYPGPPPNWSAPPQNWTAPPPPGPGNAKAAEAAGNAYYNPSDPHNVYMPTEMPPPYAPYPNSPEKKNN, encoded by the exons ATGTGGCGTTTCTTGTCAGTGGAGCGCAAACAAACTCCACCAAACACCAGCGAGCGCAACAGCTACACGACCATGGCGTTAAATAGAAATCACTCCCAAAATGGCGGAGTGATGATCAACAATGGAGAAAG TGTATTAAGGGAATGTAAAAATGTGGAGCTGTCGTTCAGTGATGTCAGCAGTAAATCGGATCTACTTAAGGGGACCAAGAAGGGCACTGTGTACCTCACACCATACAGG ATGGTGTTTGTGTCCAGTAACACAAAAGATTCCCTGGGTTCTGCCATGTTCCCCTATTATCTGATGAAGGGATGCAGCATCGAGCAGCCCGTGTTTGCTGCCAACTACATTAAAGGGACAGTGTCAGCTGAGCCGGGCG GTGGCTGGGAGGGTCAGGCTCATTTCAAGATGTCATTTCCCAGCGGAGGAGCCATCGAGCTCGGCCAGCATCTCTTCAAATTGGCCACAAATG CTTCCCGTGGAGCCCCGGCCCAGAATGGTGCTGCGTCATATCATGGCTACCCTTCTCCTGGAATGATGAACGGCTACGGCCCGCCTCCACCTGCCGCTCAAGGCTATCCTTTCGCGCCCGCTCCGCAGCAGAACGGCTTCTACCCTcaaccgccgcctcctcctgctgctcctgGCAACATGGGCTACCCTTACCCAGCAGCTGCTCCAg GAATGTACCCATACCCAACCGGGTCTGACTACATGGCCCCACCTCCCCCGTATCCAGGGCCACCTCCAAACTGGTCTGCACCCCCGCAAAACTGGACAGCTCCACCACCTCCAG GCCCAGGTAACGCCAAAGCCGCAGAAGCAGCAGGCAATGCGTACTACAATCCCAGCGATCCACACAATGTCTACATGCCCACG GAGATGCCGCCTCCATATGCACCTTACCCAAACTctcctgaaaagaaaaacaactga
- the rrp7a gene encoding ribosomal RNA-processing protein 7 homolog A, with protein MAPSKRKHANGKACIIPGGFAVLPLKFEADMKSEHKLYVKEHKVRSETGSHRPLDRTLFVLNIPPYCSEKVVEELFSQFGSVKYVELGDHPGAFRQSEPKLSRFFKTAEKQSFKVGYIVFTSPSSIAAAKSHPYNVPLVVCSTERTVKTGIQKWIQQCKDSIVPPNILQNVVDEFMKNYDKTKEEEAERLKEEEEKQKEDEEGWVKVSRGQKGSKARPHSEAANKRTLQKEMRKKKRKELLNFYSWQHKNTQKEHIAELRKKFEEDKQRIALLRAQRKFRPY; from the exons ATGGCACCGTCCAAACGCAAACATGCCAACGGCAAGGCTTGTATTATTCCTGGAGGATTTGCAG TGTTGCCCTTGAAGTTTGAAGCAGACATGAAATCTGAACACAAGTTGTACGTGAAGGAGCACAAAGTTCGGTCAGAGACAGGTTCCCACCGACCACTCGACAGGACGTTGTTTGTCCTCAACATACCGCCATATTGCTCCGAG AAAGTCGTCGAGGAATTGTTCTCACAATTTGGCTCTGTTAAATACGTGGAGTTGGGTGACCACCCGGGCGCATTCCGCCAGTCTGAACCGAAACTGTCCAGATTCTTCAAAACGGCTGAAAAACAG AGTTTCAAAGTTGGTTACATCGTGTTCACTAGTCCTTCGAGTATTGCAGCAGCTAAGTCGCACCCCTACAATGTGCCTTTGGTGGTCTGCTCAACAGAGCGTACAGTTAAGACTGGTATACAAA AATGGATCCAACAGTGCAAAGATTCCATCGTTCCGCCGAACATCCTTCAAAATGTAGTCGATGAGTTCATGAAGAATTATGACAAGACGAAAGAAGAG gaagcggagcgcctgaaggaggaggaggagaaacagAAAGAGGATGAGGAGGGCTGGGTGAAAGTCAGCAGGGGGCAAAAGGGCAGCAAAGCGCGTCCCCACAGTGAGGCCGCCAACAAAAGGACCCTGCAGAAGGaaatgaggaagaagaagaggaaggagcTGTTGAACTTCTACTCTTGGCAGCATAAAAACACGCAGAAAGAAC ATATTGCTGAACTCAGGAAAAAGTTCGAAGAGGACAAACAAAGAATAGCGCTCCTCAGGGCTCAAAGAAAGTTCAGACCGTATTAA
- the LOC125984124 gene encoding zona pellucida sperm-binding protein 4-like isoform X2, translating to MARHNNQSLIFLSTYDSCYAQLKDNKVVIPLQVQLTGDDRLFNVNISCPLTRRPKGSPPLPPKKFHGECAIHKDLQVKCGQQRVSPDSCANYGCCYNSTDATCYYRLNSCSLDGHFVFAVEATTMDLPMRPRRLRVKNQPDCIPVIATPHTSVFKIHVTDCGVKAKVNGDVVVYELEVEELPDPRRTNQSSFNLQVDCEYEASAPKRVAYLHSLNKVTNPPPVVGLGTINVQMRIATDASFTCFIPEDQLPLTLPLRETIYVEISIAQPTPDSTLSLHVRDCFAYPASRHSVWTLLYDGCPNHLDDSRGSVPVDNQGKTYSRSQVRRFDVKTFAFFKKGQPSVEEIYFYCWVEICTQDVDCTQLCGIVSSEGERSRREASSEIHPTQLVSLGPLLLRQNSTKIKSGPCVQQKSVYTDTMFVLAGMGAMTTLLLAVVVISCLSNRKCPKQRATQVSDAQIEDL from the exons ATGGCCAGACACAACAACCAGAGCCTCATTTTCCTCAGCACGTACGACAGCTGCTACGCTCAACTGAAG GACAACAAAGTGGTCATCCCACTGCAAGTGCAGCTGACAGGAGATGATCGACTGTTCAATGTAAACATCAGCTGCCCTCTGACAAGGAGACCCAAGGGGAGTCCCCCACTCCCACCAAAAA AATTCCATGGAGAATGTGCGATCCACAAAGACCTCCAAGTGAAATGTGGACAACAAAGAGTGTCTCCAGATTCCTGCGCCAATTATGGATGCTGCTACAATTCTACAGATGCAACGTGCTACTATAGACTCAATT CCTGCTCTCTGGATGGACATTTTGTGTTTGCTGTGGAAGCCACCACGATGGACCTACCCATGCGCCCAAGAAGACTCCGAGTCAAGAATCAGCCAGATTGCATCCCAGTGATCGCCACCCCACACACTTCCGTCTTTAAGATTCACGTCACGGATTGTGGGGTTAAAGCAAAG GTCAACGGAGATGTTGTCGTCTATGAGTTGGAGGTGGAGGAGCTGCCCGACCCTAGGAGGACAAACCAATCATCATTCAA tctCCAAGTTGACTGTGAATATGAAGCATCAGCGCCAAAGCGTGTAGCGTATCTGCATTCCCTCAACAAGGTGACCAACCCACCACCCGTGGTTGGTTTGGGAACCATCAACGTGCAGATGAGAATTGCCACAG ATGCATCCTTCACATGTTTCATTCCCGAGGACCAGCTTCCACTGACGTTGCCACTGCGTGAAACCATCTACGTGGAAATCTCTATTGCGCAACCAACGCCAGACTCCACACTTTCCCTGCATGTAAGGGATTGCTTCGCCTACCCGGCATCTCGACATTCTGTGTGGACGCTTCTTTATGATGG ATGTCCTAACCACCTGGATGACTCCAGAGGTTCAGTCCCTGTGGACAACCAGGGTAAAACCTATTCCCGTTCTCAAGTCCGGAGATTTGACGTCAAGACTTTTGCCTTCTTTAAAAAAGGCCAGCCGAGTGTTGAAGAA atatACTTCTATTGTTGGGTGGAAATTTGCACACAGGATGTGGACTGTACACAACTCTGTGGCATCGTTT CATCTGAAGGTGAGAGAAGCAGAAGAGAGGCTTCATCTGAAATTCATCCCACCCAGCTGGTCTCTTTGGGCCCTTTGCTGCTGCGTCAGAATAGCACAAAAATTAAGAGTGGTCCGTGTGTTCAGCAGAAGAGTG TGTATACTGACACGATGTTTGTTCTCGCTGGCATGGGGGCGATGACAACGCTGCTGCTGGCGGTGGTGGTGATATCGTGTCTAAGCAACAGGAAGTGTCCCAAACAAAGGGCAACACAAGTTTCTGATGCTCAAATTGAAGATCTGTGA
- the poldip3 gene encoding polymerase delta-interacting protein 3 isoform X2, translating to MADVSLDEVIRQRGINVKVPVKRTMFGRGAGGVGRTFDARQRIGVTDARQRLGGGPGFPLKDAREKLVQKDARFKIRGRGGATAGVQDARQMINSRKQQQNVFTVPVQAIQKTAATHQLQSHTLVPQMKIQANNHFAGVNTRLFGPNVHGLSGRDGAIGHLNKGMTDARDRLSLKRSMSSGPQTLASALLPLKITKTIQRPVGVLGGMRLHSQPVSNDHDGPPNKQIKITTSNNLLQSRDGPVGSPFSMSAPITKVVKNDAYSAPRPPVPIAPTRPTASTTTPRPPAAALKPVSRTLQHSSAQHSSAPPPPQPIFSPLEGTKITVNNLHPRVTEEDIVELFCVCGALKRARLVKVGVAEVVFVRKEDAVSAYRKYNNRCLDGQPMKCNIHIQGNVITSDQPILLRLSDTPGAGSGAKKDGLPPALSRSASQRTSQPTPEVDPQTILKALFKSTAQSSSTTEPPSSQATAFRIKI from the exons ATGGCGGACGTGTCTTTGGATGAAGTGATACGACAACGCGGAATAAACGTTAAGGTGCCGGTTAAACG AACTATGTTTGGACGGGGTGCAGGAGGGGTTGGCCGGACTTTCGATGCCCGTCAAAGGATTGGCGTGACTGATGCTCGGCAACGACTAGGAGGAGGACCGG GATTTCCATTGAAAGATGCCAGAGAAAAGCTGGTTCAAAAAGATGCTCGCTTTAAAATCCGCGGCAGAGGTGGAGCGACAGCAGGAGTGCAGGATGCCCGTCAGATGATCAACTCGCGCAAACAGCAGCAGAATGTGTTCACTGTGCCTGTACAGGCCATCCAAAAGACAGCAGCGACACACCAACTGCAGAGCCACACACTCGTGCCACAGATGAAGATCCAAGCCAACAACCACTTTGCAGGTGTGAACACGAGGCTGTTTGGCCCAAACGTGCACGGACTGAGTGGGAGGGATGGCGCCATCGGCCATCTTAACAAGGGAATGACAGACGCTCGTGATAGGTTGAGCCTTAAGAGGAGCATGAGTAGTGGGCCGCAAACCTTGGCATCTGCTCTACTGCCTCTAAAAATAACCAAGACCATCCAG CGCCCAGTTGGAGTTCTTGGTGGAATGCGTCTTCACTCACAG CCGGTCTCAAATGATCACGATGGCCCtccaaataaacaaatcaaaattACTACTTCCAACAATTTGCTACAGTCACGG GATGGCCCGGTTGGCTCCCCATTTTCCATGTCAGCCCCAATAACCAAGGTGGTTAAAAACGATGCTTACTCAGCCCCTCGCCCTCCTGTCCCCATTGCCCCCACCCGGCCCACCGCTAGTACAACAACCCCTCGGCCTCCCGCTGCAGCCTTGAAGCCTGTTTCGAGGACTCTCCAGCACAGCTCGGCTCAACACAGCTCAGCGCCTCCGCCCCCTCAG ccTATTTTCAGTCCTTTGGAAGGAACCAAAATAACAGTGAATAACTTACATCCCCGAGTCACTGAGGAAGACATAGTG GAGCTGTTCTGCGTGTGCGGTGCCTTGAAGCGAGCACGCCTAGTGAAGGTGGGCGTCGCTGAAGTAGTGTTTGTCCGCAAAGAGGATGCCGTTAGCGCATATAGAAAGTACAACAACCGCTGCCTGGACG GTCAGCCCATGAAGTGTAATATTCACATTCAGGGAAATGTCATCACTTCTGATCAGCCCATTCTCTT gcgaCTGAGCGACACCCCGGGCGCTGGCAGCGGGGCCAAGAAagacggcctccctcccgccttgTCTCGTTCCGCAAGCCAGAGAACTTCCCAGCCAACTCCTGAGGTGGACCCCCAGACAATCCTGAAAGCTCTCTTTAAGTCCACTGCGCAGTCCTCCTCAACCACCGAGCCCCCCAGCTCACAGGCCACTGCCTTCCGCATCAAAATATAG
- the LOC125984178 gene encoding heme-binding protein 1, producing MFGMLKNSLFGNTEETEYKLLSTETKDGVSFEVRRYDAAKYAVVSSEGRTYDQVTGELVRKLLMYIGGSNEQGEAMGTAAPTIITVYPRNDGVLSRRLVVAIRIPTVYQQCPPTPTDTTVKVEERPGMTVYTLQFGGFAGESEFRAEALRLTRTLGETAPFQRKQYFCCSYDSPIKPYGRRNEVWFIQEEP from the exons ATGTTTGGAATGCTCAAAAATTCGCTTTTTGGAAACACGGAGGAGACGGAATATAAACTACTGAGCACGGAGACCAAG GATGGCGTAAGCTTCGAGGTACGGCGTTACGACGCCGCTAAATACGCCGTTGTTTCCTCCGAGGGACGCACTTATGACCAGGTGACAGGCGAGCTGGTGAGGAAGCTCCTCATGTATATCGGTGGAAGCAACGAACAAG GTGAAGCCATGGGTACGGCAGCCCCAACTATTATCACCGTCTACCCTCGCAACGATGGTGTTCTGTCCCGTCGTCTGGTGGTCGCCATCCGCATCCCTACCGTCTACCAGCAATGCCCTCCAACACCTACGGACACTACCGTTAAAGTTGAGGAACGGCCCGGGATGACCGTCTATACACT gcAATTTGGAGGATTTGCAGGTGAGAGCGAGTTCCGAGCAGAAGCTTTGCGTTTGACACGCACCCTTGGCGAGACGGCGCCGTTCCAGCGCAAGCAATACTTCTGTTGCAGTTACGACTCGCCAATCAAGCCCTACGGACGGCGCAATGAGGTGTGGTTTATACAGGAGGAGCCGTAG
- the LOC125984124 gene encoding zona pellucida sperm-binding protein 4-like isoform X1 has translation MNSHFVTFYLISIVLTFNIQVHLCIEKGLTPTQRQNLALPRVSCSQRGIKAIFGSQVIDNIRVKDKTGATFTVPKSESLCGVKMARHNNQSLIFLSTYDSCYAQLKDNKVVIPLQVQLTGDDRLFNVNISCPLTRRPKGSPPLPPKKFHGECAIHKDLQVKCGQQRVSPDSCANYGCCYNSTDATCYYRLNSCSLDGHFVFAVEATTMDLPMRPRRLRVKNQPDCIPVIATPHTSVFKIHVTDCGVKAKVNGDVVVYELEVEELPDPRRTNQSSFNLQVDCEYEASAPKRVAYLHSLNKVTNPPPVVGLGTINVQMRIATDASFTCFIPEDQLPLTLPLRETIYVEISIAQPTPDSTLSLHVRDCFAYPASRHSVWTLLYDGCPNHLDDSRGSVPVDNQGKTYSRSQVRRFDVKTFAFFKKGQPSVEEIYFYCWVEICTQDVDCTQLCGIVSSEGERSRREASSEIHPTQLVSLGPLLLRQNSTKIKSGPCVQQKSVYTDTMFVLAGMGAMTTLLLAVVVISCLSNRKCPKQRATQVSDAQIEDL, from the exons ATGAATAGTCATTTTgtaacattttatttgatttccaTTGTTTTGACCTTCAACATTCAAGTCCATCTGTGTATCGAAAAGGGCTTAACGCCAACTCAGAGGCAAAATCTTGCCTTGCCCAGAGTCAGCTGCTCTCAGAGGGGAATAAAAGCTATATTTGGCTCGCAGGTCATCGATAATATTCGCGTAAAAG ACAAGACAGGGGCAACATTCACAGTGCCCAAGTCCGAAAGCTTGTGTGGGGTCAAAATGGCCAGACACAACAACCAGAGCCTCATTTTCCTCAGCACGTACGACAGCTGCTACGCTCAACTGAAG GACAACAAAGTGGTCATCCCACTGCAAGTGCAGCTGACAGGAGATGATCGACTGTTCAATGTAAACATCAGCTGCCCTCTGACAAGGAGACCCAAGGGGAGTCCCCCACTCCCACCAAAAA AATTCCATGGAGAATGTGCGATCCACAAAGACCTCCAAGTGAAATGTGGACAACAAAGAGTGTCTCCAGATTCCTGCGCCAATTATGGATGCTGCTACAATTCTACAGATGCAACGTGCTACTATAGACTCAATT CCTGCTCTCTGGATGGACATTTTGTGTTTGCTGTGGAAGCCACCACGATGGACCTACCCATGCGCCCAAGAAGACTCCGAGTCAAGAATCAGCCAGATTGCATCCCAGTGATCGCCACCCCACACACTTCCGTCTTTAAGATTCACGTCACGGATTGTGGGGTTAAAGCAAAG GTCAACGGAGATGTTGTCGTCTATGAGTTGGAGGTGGAGGAGCTGCCCGACCCTAGGAGGACAAACCAATCATCATTCAA tctCCAAGTTGACTGTGAATATGAAGCATCAGCGCCAAAGCGTGTAGCGTATCTGCATTCCCTCAACAAGGTGACCAACCCACCACCCGTGGTTGGTTTGGGAACCATCAACGTGCAGATGAGAATTGCCACAG ATGCATCCTTCACATGTTTCATTCCCGAGGACCAGCTTCCACTGACGTTGCCACTGCGTGAAACCATCTACGTGGAAATCTCTATTGCGCAACCAACGCCAGACTCCACACTTTCCCTGCATGTAAGGGATTGCTTCGCCTACCCGGCATCTCGACATTCTGTGTGGACGCTTCTTTATGATGG ATGTCCTAACCACCTGGATGACTCCAGAGGTTCAGTCCCTGTGGACAACCAGGGTAAAACCTATTCCCGTTCTCAAGTCCGGAGATTTGACGTCAAGACTTTTGCCTTCTTTAAAAAAGGCCAGCCGAGTGTTGAAGAA atatACTTCTATTGTTGGGTGGAAATTTGCACACAGGATGTGGACTGTACACAACTCTGTGGCATCGTTT CATCTGAAGGTGAGAGAAGCAGAAGAGAGGCTTCATCTGAAATTCATCCCACCCAGCTGGTCTCTTTGGGCCCTTTGCTGCTGCGTCAGAATAGCACAAAAATTAAGAGTGGTCCGTGTGTTCAGCAGAAGAGTG TGTATACTGACACGATGTTTGTTCTCGCTGGCATGGGGGCGATGACAACGCTGCTGCTGGCGGTGGTGGTGATATCGTGTCTAAGCAACAGGAAGTGTCCCAAACAAAGGGCAACACAAGTTTCTGATGCTCAAATTGAAGATCTGTGA
- the poldip3 gene encoding polymerase delta-interacting protein 3 isoform X1: MADVSLDEVIRQRGINVKVPVKRTMFGRGAGGVGRTFDARQRIGVTDARQRLGGGPGFPLKDAREKLVQKDARFKIRGRGGATAGVQDARQMINSRKQQQNVFTVPVQAIQKTAATHQLQSHTLVPQMKIQANNHFAGVNTRLFGPNVHGLSGRDGAIGHLNKGMTDARDRLSLKRSMSSGPQTLASALLPLKITKTIQQRPVGVLGGMRLHSQPVSNDHDGPPNKQIKITTSNNLLQSRDGPVGSPFSMSAPITKVVKNDAYSAPRPPVPIAPTRPTASTTTPRPPAAALKPVSRTLQHSSAQHSSAPPPPQPIFSPLEGTKITVNNLHPRVTEEDIVELFCVCGALKRARLVKVGVAEVVFVRKEDAVSAYRKYNNRCLDGQPMKCNIHIQGNVITSDQPILLRLSDTPGAGSGAKKDGLPPALSRSASQRTSQPTPEVDPQTILKALFKSTAQSSSTTEPPSSQATAFRIKI, encoded by the exons ATGGCGGACGTGTCTTTGGATGAAGTGATACGACAACGCGGAATAAACGTTAAGGTGCCGGTTAAACG AACTATGTTTGGACGGGGTGCAGGAGGGGTTGGCCGGACTTTCGATGCCCGTCAAAGGATTGGCGTGACTGATGCTCGGCAACGACTAGGAGGAGGACCGG GATTTCCATTGAAAGATGCCAGAGAAAAGCTGGTTCAAAAAGATGCTCGCTTTAAAATCCGCGGCAGAGGTGGAGCGACAGCAGGAGTGCAGGATGCCCGTCAGATGATCAACTCGCGCAAACAGCAGCAGAATGTGTTCACTGTGCCTGTACAGGCCATCCAAAAGACAGCAGCGACACACCAACTGCAGAGCCACACACTCGTGCCACAGATGAAGATCCAAGCCAACAACCACTTTGCAGGTGTGAACACGAGGCTGTTTGGCCCAAACGTGCACGGACTGAGTGGGAGGGATGGCGCCATCGGCCATCTTAACAAGGGAATGACAGACGCTCGTGATAGGTTGAGCCTTAAGAGGAGCATGAGTAGTGGGCCGCAAACCTTGGCATCTGCTCTACTGCCTCTAAAAATAACCAAGACCATCCAG CAGCGCCCAGTTGGAGTTCTTGGTGGAATGCGTCTTCACTCACAG CCGGTCTCAAATGATCACGATGGCCCtccaaataaacaaatcaaaattACTACTTCCAACAATTTGCTACAGTCACGG GATGGCCCGGTTGGCTCCCCATTTTCCATGTCAGCCCCAATAACCAAGGTGGTTAAAAACGATGCTTACTCAGCCCCTCGCCCTCCTGTCCCCATTGCCCCCACCCGGCCCACCGCTAGTACAACAACCCCTCGGCCTCCCGCTGCAGCCTTGAAGCCTGTTTCGAGGACTCTCCAGCACAGCTCGGCTCAACACAGCTCAGCGCCTCCGCCCCCTCAG ccTATTTTCAGTCCTTTGGAAGGAACCAAAATAACAGTGAATAACTTACATCCCCGAGTCACTGAGGAAGACATAGTG GAGCTGTTCTGCGTGTGCGGTGCCTTGAAGCGAGCACGCCTAGTGAAGGTGGGCGTCGCTGAAGTAGTGTTTGTCCGCAAAGAGGATGCCGTTAGCGCATATAGAAAGTACAACAACCGCTGCCTGGACG GTCAGCCCATGAAGTGTAATATTCACATTCAGGGAAATGTCATCACTTCTGATCAGCCCATTCTCTT gcgaCTGAGCGACACCCCGGGCGCTGGCAGCGGGGCCAAGAAagacggcctccctcccgccttgTCTCGTTCCGCAAGCCAGAGAACTTCCCAGCCAACTCCTGAGGTGGACCCCCAGACAATCCTGAAAGCTCTCTTTAAGTCCACTGCGCAGTCCTCCTCAACCACCGAGCCCCCCAGCTCACAGGCCACTGCCTTCCGCATCAAAATATAG